In Acidobacteriota bacterium, a single window of DNA contains:
- a CDS encoding GtrA family protein: MKRYIATFLNRQSMSQVIKMGIIGVGNTVFYFIVFNILREFGLGLRPANIVSFILGTALAYVMNRKWTFSANTAAGSWQESAKFFGVNAVALLITDQIVLLAANRYELTRIGENIALVVASGLILLPKFATYRDLVFRTGDAPHSEDDVSLSG, from the coding sequence GTGAAGCGATACATCGCTACCTTCCTCAACAGGCAATCCATGAGCCAGGTCATCAAGATGGGCATCATTGGAGTCGGAAACACGGTGTTCTACTTCATCGTTTTTAACATCCTCCGCGAGTTTGGACTCGGTCTTCGGCCCGCAAACATCGTGTCCTTCATCCTGGGAACCGCTCTTGCTTACGTGATGAATCGGAAGTGGACCTTTAGCGCGAATACCGCCGCTGGGTCGTGGCAGGAGTCTGCAAAGTTCTTTGGTGTCAACGCTGTGGCACTGTTGATAACGGACCAGATTGTGCTTTTGGCGGCAAACCGATACGAGTTGACTCGCATCGGCGAAAACATTGCGCTTGTCGTCGCTTCGGGACTCATCCTGCTACCCAAGTTCGCAACCTACCGTGACCTCGTGTTTCGAACAGGTGACGCCCCCCATTCTGAGGACGACGTTTCGCTCAGCGGTTAG
- a CDS encoding HEAT repeat domain-containing protein, with protein MAWASETESPDDQLRAILDAVGTAWTTYSLYPNPGEQPAFARALDVLQALETPFTIGIGPGTFLNEDGEPTPTREGAERLARELFVHDVEFLRFDPAVTSLSLIDFFGVIATHDDEVRSQGGAHSVVRGLGIEGIEVFERGLLSFVDGDGDPASEEEHDDGAYSTLSVPAAAAAQRGEDPIDVATAVLGSKDDPAGEFIGGIEELHATAWPLAERPKAMIATLRQGDVDVWKGFRTFIESFFFLPHAIQLEVMERALERLSDERHQVFLDQFTGAELSAFLPDLSEGGRGLLLKYAELASFDSSAAPADLLEGLESSRDVEAARMAVAARVSAVVADASKDGVADTLLALQSEMRIALDYGELARATLRALLECEYRDDRFHRVVRVWGARVVRMIRDSTLDEAQLYVSAVLADPPFARERAGIVHEGVAKILSPETLRLMIATHGGSSPTEEALDLFEQFGVSAVDPLVRQLAVEDDGQVRRAITEMLASAANRNPRVLDDYLVNQPWYVIRNLAIVLGKTDRDAAVPGLRRLLAHDEHRVRVEVLRSLVRLMRSGAAPILIRSLADDNERVRQTAVSLLRSSDAPNLDGLLVDELARQRVKQEVAIQLIKILGTFNTDVARDSLRRLAAKRFSFSSQVRALKHAARESLEVS; from the coding sequence ATGGCGTGGGCTTCCGAAACAGAATCTCCCGATGATCAACTCAGGGCCATTCTTGACGCGGTAGGCACTGCGTGGACTACGTATTCGCTTTATCCGAACCCGGGAGAACAGCCAGCTTTTGCCCGTGCCCTTGACGTCTTGCAGGCGCTTGAGACCCCGTTCACCATAGGCATAGGGCCCGGCACCTTTCTCAACGAAGATGGCGAGCCCACACCGACGCGTGAAGGAGCTGAACGTCTTGCTCGCGAGCTGTTCGTTCACGACGTTGAGTTCCTGAGATTCGACCCGGCGGTCACTTCGCTTTCGCTCATCGACTTTTTTGGGGTGATTGCAACCCACGACGATGAGGTGCGTTCCCAAGGCGGGGCGCATTCCGTAGTTCGCGGACTTGGAATTGAAGGTATCGAAGTCTTCGAGAGAGGTCTGTTGTCCTTCGTTGACGGAGACGGCGATCCGGCATCCGAAGAAGAACACGACGACGGGGCTTATTCCACGCTGTCAGTGCCCGCGGCCGCCGCTGCCCAACGTGGAGAAGACCCTATCGACGTCGCCACCGCGGTTCTCGGGAGCAAGGATGATCCGGCTGGCGAGTTCATTGGCGGAATCGAGGAGCTTCATGCGACGGCGTGGCCGCTTGCTGAGAGACCGAAGGCGATGATTGCGACCCTTCGGCAGGGCGACGTTGATGTGTGGAAGGGGTTCCGCACTTTCATCGAATCGTTCTTTTTTCTACCACATGCGATTCAACTGGAGGTTATGGAACGCGCACTCGAACGTCTTTCAGACGAGCGCCATCAGGTATTCCTCGATCAGTTCACCGGAGCCGAACTATCTGCCTTCCTTCCCGATTTGAGCGAGGGCGGTCGAGGTCTCCTCTTGAAGTACGCCGAATTGGCGTCGTTCGATTCCTCTGCCGCTCCCGCGGATCTCCTCGAAGGACTCGAGTCGTCGAGAGACGTCGAGGCTGCACGCATGGCGGTTGCCGCCAGGGTTTCCGCGGTTGTCGCTGACGCGTCGAAAGATGGTGTTGCTGACACCCTGCTCGCGCTTCAGAGTGAGATGCGCATCGCTCTCGATTACGGTGAACTGGCTAGGGCGACCTTACGAGCGTTGCTCGAATGCGAATATCGCGACGATCGTTTTCATCGCGTTGTGCGGGTGTGGGGAGCAAGGGTCGTCAGGATGATTCGCGACAGTACTTTGGATGAGGCCCAACTTTATGTCTCTGCAGTACTCGCTGATCCTCCATTCGCCAGAGAGCGCGCTGGGATAGTTCATGAGGGTGTCGCCAAGATACTTTCGCCCGAAACGCTGCGTCTAATGATCGCGACACACGGCGGCTCGAGTCCGACCGAAGAGGCGCTTGATTTGTTCGAGCAGTTCGGTGTGTCCGCCGTCGACCCGTTGGTTCGTCAACTCGCCGTCGAGGACGATGGCCAAGTGCGCCGAGCAATAACGGAGATGCTTGCTTCGGCCGCAAACCGCAATCCGCGAGTGCTCGATGATTATCTTGTCAACCAACCCTGGTATGTCATCCGTAATCTGGCGATCGTGCTCGGTAAAACGGACCGTGACGCCGCCGTTCCCGGGCTGCGACGATTGTTAGCCCACGACGAGCACCGCGTGCGTGTCGAAGTGCTGCGCAGCCTTGTGCGGTTGATGCGGTCCGGGGCTGCGCCGATCTTGATTAGAAGTCTGGCGGACGACAACGAGCGTGTTCGTCAGACCGCGGTTTCCCTTTTGCGTTCCAGCGATGCACCAAACCTCGACGGACTTCTCGTCGATGAGCTTGCTAGACAACGGGTCAAACAAGAAGTCGCGATTCAACTCATCAAAATTCTCGGAACCTTCAACACCGATGTTGCTCGCGATTCGCTGCGCCGCCTTGCGGCGAAACGGTTCAGCTTTAGCAGCCAGGTCCGTGCGCTCAAACATGCTGCACGCGAAAGTCTTGAGGTCTCGTGA
- a CDS encoding response regulator transcription factor produces the protein MIKLLVVDDVPLFRAGLTSALRGAGFDVVGEADTAEGSVAGAERLQPDIVLLDVLMPGVSGLEAVEKIAAVAPNCQVILLTGSESEEDMLSALKSGARGYIVKDTPFDQLVESIERVVGGGAVISSRMAGKLFDVCRQLLRHQELLQARKPKLTGREIEVLGLVAHGMTSRSIGEALFISENTVKNHIRNILDKLGLHSRNEAVLYAVRENLISIG, from the coding sequence ATGATAAAACTGCTCGTCGTTGACGACGTACCCCTGTTCAGAGCTGGTCTGACTTCTGCGCTGCGAGGAGCCGGCTTTGACGTGGTTGGCGAGGCCGACACGGCCGAGGGATCCGTTGCGGGCGCCGAGCGGTTACAACCGGACATCGTGCTGCTCGATGTGCTGATGCCCGGAGTTTCCGGTCTTGAAGCTGTGGAGAAGATCGCCGCAGTAGCGCCAAACTGTCAGGTAATTCTGCTCACCGGGTCTGAAAGTGAAGAGGACATGCTCTCCGCTCTCAAGAGTGGAGCTCGGGGCTACATTGTCAAGGACACTCCGTTCGATCAGCTCGTCGAGTCAATCGAACGCGTTGTCGGGGGAGGGGCCGTGATTTCGTCTCGCATGGCCGGGAAACTGTTCGATGTGTGCCGGCAATTGCTGCGGCATCAGGAACTTCTACAGGCCCGCAAGCCGAAGCTGACAGGCCGGGAAATAGAGGTCCTCGGCTTGGTTGCTCACGGGATGACTTCGCGGTCGATCGGCGAAGCGCTCTTTATTTCCGAAAACACCGTCAAGAACCACATTCGGAACATTCTCGACAAGCTCGGCCTGCATTCGCGCAATGAAGCGGTGCTGTATGCAGTACGTGAGAACCTCATTTCGATCGGCTGA
- a CDS encoding AAA family ATPase, which translates to MTFDVAATRERNRQRRLARLVAILTPLAVWVWVRQMVQHDPISPGVPDLGPDAILWVPAVAIVLVLGLVVILPMKGNGKSPHTIYMPEQIDVGFGDVKGLGSVSTEVQHTLEVFLNHKRFREEMGGNPRRGVLFEGPPGTGKTHVAKALAREAGVPFLYVSATAFQSMWYGATARKIRSYFRELRKAAREHGGAIGFIEEIDAIGLKRGAMEGSVAPVGTHAATVNHNAMSSGTGGVVNELLIQMQSFDEPTRRNRIRNWFVRRANGYLPAHRQLKAASPEFANVLLIGATNRADSLDPALLRPGRFDRILHFGLPNQLDRIELAEYFMSSRSHVKGLDAPNRIKAIAARTMGYSPAALERLFDEALLVALRNGEKEFSENDLHQAQMEVEIGLPSPTLYTTADRLTIATHESGHAVMAYLVGKNRELDVLSIIKRKDSLGLLSHRDIEERHGNSRSEIVASIQISLGGMVAEEEMIGESGTGPSADLKAATATACMMVGSYGMGDSLTSFLAVPDTPFDASLVGRVLGNPGAKAEVEAILLSAKEQTTKLIREHSYMVEALRDALLEREELIGNEILEVLRDAETLALRSGRAVVDLTANGADVSAPPREIDLYQSPEPNDVPL; encoded by the coding sequence GTGACGTTCGACGTTGCGGCGACACGCGAGAGAAACCGGCAGCGGAGGTTGGCGCGCCTCGTTGCCATACTCACCCCGCTGGCAGTGTGGGTATGGGTGCGTCAAATGGTCCAACACGACCCGATCAGTCCGGGTGTCCCCGACCTCGGACCGGACGCGATCCTGTGGGTTCCAGCGGTCGCAATCGTGTTGGTGCTCGGCCTCGTCGTGATTCTCCCGATGAAGGGGAACGGCAAATCACCTCACACGATCTACATGCCCGAACAGATCGATGTTGGATTTGGTGACGTGAAGGGCCTTGGGAGCGTCAGTACTGAAGTCCAGCACACGCTCGAGGTGTTCCTCAACCACAAGCGGTTTCGTGAAGAGATGGGCGGCAATCCGCGTCGCGGCGTCCTGTTTGAGGGGCCACCGGGCACCGGGAAGACCCACGTAGCCAAGGCGCTGGCGCGCGAAGCTGGGGTTCCGTTTCTTTATGTGTCCGCGACGGCGTTTCAATCTATGTGGTACGGCGCAACCGCCCGCAAGATCCGCAGCTATTTCCGCGAACTTCGCAAGGCAGCACGTGAACATGGGGGTGCGATTGGATTCATTGAGGAGATCGATGCGATCGGACTCAAGCGCGGAGCCATGGAGGGGTCGGTGGCACCGGTAGGTACACATGCGGCCACAGTCAATCACAACGCCATGTCATCAGGCACCGGTGGCGTGGTTAACGAGCTTTTGATCCAAATGCAATCGTTCGACGAGCCAACGCGACGCAATCGTATTCGCAATTGGTTTGTGCGCCGCGCTAACGGGTACCTCCCCGCACACCGGCAGCTCAAGGCGGCTTCGCCTGAGTTCGCCAACGTGCTGCTCATCGGTGCAACCAACCGGGCGGATTCGCTCGATCCGGCGCTGCTGCGTCCCGGCCGGTTCGATCGCATTCTTCACTTCGGCTTGCCAAACCAACTTGATCGGATCGAGTTGGCTGAGTACTTCATGTCGTCGCGGTCACATGTGAAAGGTCTCGATGCCCCGAATCGTATCAAAGCAATCGCGGCCCGTACTATGGGATACAGTCCAGCCGCGTTGGAGCGGCTCTTTGACGAGGCCCTGCTCGTTGCGCTACGAAACGGTGAAAAGGAGTTCTCCGAGAACGATCTACATCAGGCGCAGATGGAAGTCGAAATCGGTCTTCCCAGTCCGACGCTCTACACAACGGCCGACCGCTTGACGATTGCTACCCACGAGTCCGGGCATGCAGTGATGGCCTACCTCGTTGGCAAGAATCGAGAACTCGACGTGCTGTCAATTATCAAACGGAAAGACAGTTTGGGACTACTGAGCCACCGTGACATCGAAGAGCGACACGGAAACTCGCGGTCCGAGATCGTTGCAAGTATCCAGATTTCCCTCGGTGGTATGGTGGCTGAGGAGGAAATGATCGGCGAATCCGGAACCGGCCCATCCGCTGACTTGAAGGCCGCAACCGCAACAGCGTGCATGATGGTCGGATCGTACGGCATGGGTGACTCGCTCACCTCGTTCCTCGCCGTCCCAGATACGCCGTTCGACGCATCGCTTGTAGGTCGGGTACTCGGCAATCCTGGCGCCAAGGCCGAAGTGGAGGCAATCCTTCTGTCGGCGAAAGAGCAGACCACCAAACTCATTCGAGAGCACAGCTACATGGTCGAAGCGCTACGCGACGCACTCCTCGAGCGCGAGGAACTCATAGGCAACGAAATTCTCGAGGTACTTCGGGACGCCGAAACGCTCGCTTTGCGGTCCGGTCGAGCAGTGGTCGATCTCACCGCGAACGGCGCTGATGTATCCGCCCCACCCAGAGAGATCGACCTGTACCAATCACCGGAACCAAACGACGTGCCCTTGTAG
- a CDS encoding YvcK family protein → MADIRNLSLVALCGGVGGARLVNAIDKLLPAANLVAVVNVGDDEPRYGVHVAADLDTVVYTLAGIAGPHGWGIDGDTTTVMDTLSRLGVDTTFHLGDRDFAHCLWRSNQLATGAALSSVTSKLASTLGVRPTVLPASDDVLSTWVQIDGITWISFQEYFVDRHHRDRVTALDFRGAADASPAPGVLDSISRADAIVIAPSNPPLSIWPMLAMPALRNAVEAHPCVIAISPLFAGAALKGPAANVLESLGVGSGTSSILAAYEAVIDYLIVDTEDAADVALSNEGVQVSVCETHLTPIGEATELVEHLSDIVRGNHAD, encoded by the coding sequence ATGGCCGATATACGCAATCTATCTCTAGTTGCGCTCTGCGGCGGAGTCGGTGGAGCGCGCCTTGTGAACGCGATTGACAAGCTTCTACCGGCGGCCAATCTTGTCGCCGTGGTGAACGTGGGCGATGACGAACCGCGCTATGGGGTTCACGTTGCTGCCGACCTCGACACAGTCGTGTACACACTTGCGGGCATTGCGGGACCCCACGGCTGGGGGATCGATGGCGACACAACTACGGTTATGGACACGCTGTCGAGATTGGGAGTCGATACGACATTCCATCTCGGCGACCGAGACTTCGCCCACTGCCTTTGGCGCTCCAACCAACTCGCCACGGGAGCGGCTCTTTCGTCGGTAACCTCCAAGCTTGCGTCAACGCTTGGGGTGCGCCCGACGGTGCTGCCGGCGTCGGACGATGTCCTGAGCACTTGGGTGCAGATCGATGGGATCACATGGATCTCGTTTCAGGAGTATTTTGTCGACAGGCACCACCGAGACCGAGTGACCGCCCTCGACTTTCGTGGAGCAGCGGACGCATCTCCTGCTCCGGGCGTGCTCGATTCAATCAGCCGCGCCGACGCGATCGTGATCGCACCCTCGAACCCGCCGCTATCGATCTGGCCGATGCTCGCCATGCCAGCGTTGCGTAACGCGGTGGAAGCGCACCCATGTGTGATAGCGATCAGCCCATTGTTTGCGGGAGCCGCCCTAAAAGGCCCGGCCGCCAACGTCCTTGAGTCCCTTGGTGTTGGATCAGGAACGTCGTCCATCTTGGCCGCGTACGAGGCTGTCATCGACTACCTGATCGTCGACACCGAGGACGCCGCTGACGTTGCCTTGTCGAACGAAGGTGTACAGGTCAGCGTCTGCGAAACTCATCTGACGCCCATAGGTGAGGCGACGGAGCTTGTCGAGCACCTCTCCGACATTGTACGAGGAAACCATGCGGATTGA
- a CDS encoding DUF3499 family protein, with translation MIPTCVRCSEPAVAVMRYDYGARSVWVEPLVHMPTPGAGYLMCSSHADRIVPPVGWGRVDRRRLFAVSGLKR, from the coding sequence ATGATCCCAACATGCGTCCGGTGCTCCGAGCCTGCGGTGGCCGTTATGCGGTACGACTATGGGGCACGTTCCGTGTGGGTGGAACCGCTCGTGCACATGCCGACACCCGGGGCCGGATATCTGATGTGCTCGAGCCACGCCGATCGAATTGTGCCTCCGGTCGGCTGGGGCAGGGTTGATCGCAGGCGATTGTTCGCTGTTTCTGGCCTCAAGCGGTAG
- a CDS encoding Trm112 family protein, giving the protein MSLIAPELLAVMQCPACSGDLNEDEKTSCLVCAACGLAYPVRDGIPVMLVDEATPSDG; this is encoded by the coding sequence ATGTCGCTCATTGCCCCCGAGCTACTTGCAGTGATGCAATGCCCTGCGTGTTCCGGAGATCTGAACGAGGACGAGAAGACCTCGTGCTTGGTGTGTGCAGCGTGCGGTTTGGCGTACCCCGTACGCGATGGGATTCCGGTGATGCTGGTCGACGAAGCTACCCCGTCGGACGGATAG
- a CDS encoding HD domain-containing protein produces MSEKNVGLFLRSLRRLMRQLSLYPAAHPLTVEASRSVEVAALDLLGGAGRVDLAIFDSAFYFDRVVLPHTSLEYHVLLRDMQARGIDSITLESPLSLDDLEDLAAFVGGSSDDLPADGTVRLNDYSLVGLEPEDSATTSVRRAYTDGIDALRSVTTSMASQGSIELSSVFDAVEGLFEHAVSHASASLLLSTVKSHDEYTFFHSVNTCILALATGRMIGVDKESLIPVGVGAVLHDIGKVAVSAATLNYPGRLDDGQWKEIQLHPQEGALAILAAGGEGHEIAATVALEHHARFDGKGYPKYQRRRRPHIFSRIVAVVDTYDAVTTRRSYRRAETPARALDVVLGAAGSSYDPDVVKVFISMMGVFPPGSILRLKTGETVVVAERAIEPDVPLATFVVQDRAGFKVSPEPLLIGIEEVALQLLPQQTDFDPVALLEIIARSNEAPAQ; encoded by the coding sequence GTGAGCGAAAAGAACGTTGGTCTGTTTCTAAGGTCGCTTCGCAGGTTGATGCGTCAGCTCAGTCTGTACCCGGCAGCGCATCCCCTCACTGTCGAAGCGAGCAGATCCGTCGAGGTTGCTGCGCTCGATTTGCTGGGGGGCGCTGGTCGCGTCGACCTAGCGATCTTCGACTCAGCGTTCTACTTCGACAGGGTTGTTTTGCCGCACACGTCCTTGGAGTACCACGTCCTTTTGCGTGACATGCAGGCGCGTGGCATCGACTCCATTACACTTGAGTCGCCGCTTTCGTTGGACGACCTTGAAGATCTTGCGGCCTTCGTCGGGGGATCCTCCGACGACCTGCCGGCGGACGGAACAGTGCGACTCAACGACTACTCGCTCGTCGGTCTTGAGCCGGAGGACTCGGCGACGACTTCGGTGCGGAGGGCGTACACGGATGGCATAGACGCTCTGCGCAGCGTGACGACGTCGATGGCGAGCCAGGGATCGATCGAGCTGTCATCGGTCTTCGATGCCGTCGAGGGACTCTTTGAACACGCTGTTTCGCATGCTAGCGCATCGCTGTTGCTGTCGACTGTGAAGAGTCATGATGAATACACGTTTTTTCACTCTGTCAACACTTGCATCCTTGCTCTGGCGACCGGGCGCATGATTGGCGTCGACAAGGAAAGTCTGATTCCGGTCGGTGTCGGTGCTGTGTTGCACGACATTGGCAAAGTTGCTGTCTCGGCTGCGACTCTGAATTACCCGGGGCGTCTCGACGACGGCCAGTGGAAGGAGATCCAACTGCACCCCCAGGAAGGTGCGTTGGCGATTCTGGCGGCTGGGGGCGAGGGTCACGAAATCGCCGCAACCGTCGCGCTCGAACATCACGCACGTTTTGATGGCAAGGGTTACCCGAAATATCAGCGTCGTCGCAGACCGCACATATTTTCGCGGATCGTTGCAGTTGTCGACACCTACGACGCAGTCACTACTCGTCGTTCATACCGCCGGGCGGAAACACCCGCCCGTGCTCTCGACGTTGTGCTCGGCGCGGCCGGGTCTTCGTACGATCCCGATGTCGTGAAGGTCTTCATATCGATGATGGGAGTTTTCCCGCCGGGATCGATCCTGCGTCTCAAAACAGGTGAGACAGTGGTCGTTGCCGAGCGTGCGATCGAACCGGACGTTCCGCTTGCGACTTTCGTTGTGCAGGACCGGGCCGGCTTCAAAGTCTCGCCGGAGCCACTGTTAATCGGCATTGAAGAGGTGGCGTTACAGTTGCTGCCACAGCAGACCGATTTCGACCCGGTCGCTCTTCTTGAAATCATCGCCCGTTCAAACGAGGCTCCCGCGCAATGA
- a CDS encoding glycosyltransferase family 2 protein, whose product MTEPTSVFSIVIPIHNEADFLPTALRALRNELADLGVTYDINLVENGSTDGTADVAKAESNDFPQIRVSQQPVPDYGAAMFAGFMEATGDWVVNFDIDYTSGSFLKQVLAEGGDADVILASKRAPGSDDRRGLVRKLATLTFNMVLKVLVGSSVSDTHGIKAIRRDVIQTLGPLVMSRTDLFDTELVVRAGHAGYRIVEFPIVVEEQRAARSKLWKRVPRTLKGIWAIRKKLKSEGIL is encoded by the coding sequence ATGACAGAACCGACCTCCGTCTTTTCGATAGTGATTCCCATCCATAACGAGGCTGACTTCCTCCCGACGGCGCTGCGGGCCCTGCGAAACGAACTCGCCGACCTCGGAGTGACCTATGACATCAATCTGGTGGAAAACGGTTCGACGGACGGGACGGCAGATGTCGCCAAGGCGGAATCGAACGACTTCCCGCAGATCCGTGTCTCACAACAGCCGGTCCCGGACTACGGCGCCGCAATGTTCGCCGGGTTTATGGAAGCGACTGGTGACTGGGTCGTGAACTTCGACATTGACTACACGTCTGGATCGTTCCTCAAACAAGTGTTGGCGGAGGGCGGTGACGCAGATGTGATTCTGGCTTCGAAGCGCGCACCTGGCTCAGACGACCGCCGCGGTCTCGTGCGCAAGCTCGCGACCCTCACGTTCAACATGGTCCTCAAAGTTTTGGTTGGGAGTTCGGTTTCTGACACACATGGCATCAAGGCGATCCGCCGCGACGTCATCCAAACTCTGGGTCCTCTGGTCATGTCTCGAACCGATCTTTTTGACACCGAACTAGTGGTTCGCGCCGGTCACGCCGGCTACCGCATCGTCGAGTTCCCGATCGTGGTCGAAGAACAGCGTGCGGCCCGCTCAAAACTCTGGAAGAGAGTTCCTCGCACTCTGAAAGGGATCTGGGCCATCCGCAAGAAACTCAAGAGCGAGGGCATTCTGTGA
- the manB gene encoding phosphomannomutase/phosphoglucomutase (converts mannose-6-phosphate to mannose-1-phosphate; the resulting product is then converted to GDP-mannose by ManC which is then used in the synthesis of mannose-containing glycoconjugates that are important for mediating entry into host cells): MESDTTSHFDSIFKAYDIRGLAPAQLNAEMGRRIGAAFAEFADVDRIAVGRDCRVSSPDIRDGVVEGITSQGVHVDDLGEIATDMMYFYSGHCAMPGLMITASHNTGEWNGIKLCLAGAAPVGAESGLMTVKDIAQNPPSHKTSTGSVTEVNILDDYVDHLFSIVDKSRFRTLRVAADGGNGMAGVALRSVFQRIESELIGLYLTPDGSFPNHPPDPLRPENLVDLVSLMGEERPDLGVAFDGDADRAFFIDDQRVPLPGSTTTAIIAAWFLDRFPGESIVHNLICSKAVPEAVVSAGGTPIRTRVGHSYIKEVMKESNAVFGGEHSGHYYFRDNYRADSGMLAMLVLLQVVSEAGVPLSEIRRQYEPYAPSGEINFDVADKQAAIEAVSLAYEHANQDRLDGLTVDFGESWFNLRPSNTEPVLRLNAEAPTAGDVAELVAQVSKIFLEEA; the protein is encoded by the coding sequence ATGGAATCCGACACGACTTCTCACTTTGACTCGATTTTTAAGGCCTACGACATCCGCGGCCTTGCTCCTGCCCAACTCAACGCCGAAATGGGCCGCCGGATAGGGGCAGCGTTCGCAGAGTTTGCTGATGTTGATCGAATTGCGGTCGGTCGCGACTGTCGCGTGTCGTCACCGGACATTCGAGATGGAGTTGTCGAAGGAATCACATCCCAGGGGGTTCATGTTGACGACCTTGGCGAGATCGCCACAGACATGATGTACTTCTACTCGGGTCATTGCGCTATGCCTGGTCTGATGATTACGGCGTCGCACAACACCGGAGAGTGGAACGGGATCAAGCTGTGTCTCGCAGGTGCCGCGCCGGTCGGCGCGGAGTCAGGACTCATGACCGTCAAGGACATCGCACAGAACCCACCCAGCCACAAGACGTCAACCGGGTCGGTCACCGAGGTCAATATTCTCGACGACTACGTCGATCACCTCTTTTCCATTGTCGACAAGTCGCGCTTTCGAACCTTACGGGTGGCGGCCGACGGTGGCAACGGAATGGCCGGAGTTGCGCTGCGCAGTGTTTTTCAGCGTATCGAAAGCGAGCTCATCGGCCTCTACCTCACGCCGGATGGAAGTTTTCCGAATCACCCGCCCGACCCGTTGCGACCAGAGAACCTTGTCGATCTGGTTTCGTTGATGGGGGAGGAACGGCCCGACCTCGGGGTCGCTTTCGATGGCGATGCCGACCGCGCCTTCTTTATTGACGACCAACGCGTTCCTCTGCCGGGGAGCACAACCACCGCGATCATCGCGGCCTGGTTCCTCGACCGATTTCCTGGCGAGTCGATCGTGCACAACTTGATCTGTTCAAAGGCTGTACCCGAGGCCGTAGTCTCGGCCGGAGGGACGCCGATACGGACCCGGGTCGGGCATTCGTACATCAAGGAAGTGATGAAAGAGTCAAATGCGGTGTTTGGTGGGGAGCACTCGGGTCACTACTACTTCAGGGACAACTATCGAGCCGACTCTGGGATGCTTGCAATGTTGGTGCTGCTCCAAGTTGTGTCGGAGGCTGGTGTGCCGCTCTCTGAGATCCGAAGACAGTACGAGCCATACGCTCCTTCTGGCGAGATCAATTTTGACGTCGCCGACAAGCAGGCGGCGATCGAAGCTGTTTCGCTTGCTTATGAGCACGCAAATCAGGACCGACTCGACGGACTGACGGTCGACTTCGGTGAATCTTGGTTTAACCTTCGTCCGTCGAACACCGAACCGGTGTTGCGTCTCAACGCTGAGGCGCCAACCGCCGGGGACGTGGCTGAGCTTGTTGCACAGGTCAGCAAGATTTTCCTAGAGGAGGCCTGA
- the raiA gene encoding ribosome-associated translation inhibitor RaiA has translation MKVRVHGSNMRVSEHVRQIAEEKVRHAGRIFDAGGSSADVEFTEEHNPRLVDEKFRVEITTHQAGHTVRVESSASDDIAALDIALNKFERQLRRLKERLMQRSRNAEKKHLNTPTAPSDDEFDAGPRVVRTKRFEMRPMSVDEAVLQMEMLGHAFFFFLDANTGNHCVLYHRRDGTLGLIEPT, from the coding sequence GTGAAGGTTCGAGTCCATGGCAGCAACATGCGCGTTTCAGAACACGTTCGTCAGATTGCCGAGGAAAAGGTGCGGCATGCTGGCCGAATCTTCGATGCCGGGGGATCCTCAGCAGATGTCGAGTTCACTGAGGAGCACAACCCGCGCCTCGTCGACGAGAAGTTTCGGGTTGAAATCACGACCCACCAGGCTGGCCACACGGTTCGTGTTGAGTCGAGCGCATCTGATGACATCGCGGCGCTCGACATCGCGTTGAACAAGTTTGAACGGCAGCTTCGACGTTTGAAGGAACGGCTGATGCAGCGGTCCCGAAACGCCGAAAAGAAACATCTCAATACTCCTACAGCTCCATCCGATGATGAGTTTGACGCAGGGCCGCGAGTCGTGAGGACGAAGCGGTTCGAGATGCGACCGATGTCGGTTGACGAAGCGGTGTTGCAGATGGAGATGTTGGGCCATGCCTTCTTCTTCTTCTTGGACGCCAACACGGGCAACCACTGTGTGTTGTATCACCGCCGAGATGGAACGCTAGGACTGATTGAGCCGACATGA